The stretch of DNA AGGTTTGGCGGATGAAGAAGAACTACTGGCCCACATAAACCGTTTGCCGCCGCACGCCACGACAAGCGTCTAACCCCACTCGCTCCGCGACTCCCCGCAGATGACGAGCCGCTCAACGCTGCGCTGAGACAACTCCCCACCCCACCAACCGCAGCCCTTGCAGCCACGCCCTCCCCCAAAAAACAAGCAAACACACCGCCACCTTGCCATCACGCCCAACAATAGCAACAATCGAGCCGAACAGGATTGGGACGAGCCGCCAGTGGCACCCTCGAATCAATTTCTTGATCAATCGTCGTGGTGGAATTTCAGATACCGGCCCGGTAGGCCTTCAGACGTTGGATCGACCGCCACGCCATCGGCGATGATCGGGACTCCATTGACCAGCACGTGTTCAATGCCGGTCGATAATTGACGGGGATCTTTATATGTTGCGTGATCCGTGACGGTCTCCGCATCGAACACCACGACGTCGGCATAGTTTCCCTCGCGGAGTTCGCCTCGATTGACGAGACCGAATCGCTGCGCAGGATACCCGGCGAGTTTGTAGACCGATTCTTCCAACGAAAACAACTTCCGGTCGCGGACCAACGGGCCTAACAACCGTGGGGCGGAACCGTACATGCGGGGATGCACCGGCCCGTCTTCGCAATAGATGCCGTCAGTGCCCATCATGTAAAGGTCATGTTGCAGAATTGGGTCGATATGCCGATCGTCCCCTTCGTTGAAGACCAACAGCACGCCCAAGCGTTCTTCGATCAGCAGATCCATCAAAGCGTCTGCGGCCGGTTTGCCGGTTTCGGCGACGTATTCATCGAGCGGTTTGCCTTGGTGCCGGGAATTCTCCTTGGAGTGGGTCCAGGCGATATGAATTTCATCGAGCGGCAGTTTGTAGTTTCTCAAACCGACCTCCGCCCGTTCACGAATTACGGGATCGGCCAGTTTGCCGATGGCATGAATCGGCCCCTCTTCCCAGACGTCGTAAGGGACGAGGTAACTCAGCATCGTCGAGCCGGGCGAATAGGGGTAGACGTCGAACGACAGATCTACTTCTTTGCGCGCGATTTCTAGGTACTCTAATATTTCCTCGACTGCTTGCGGGTCGCCTCCCTTGAGGTGCGAGATGTGTACGGGGACGCCGGCGCGACGGCCGATGTCGACCGCTTCACGAATCCCATCCATCGTGCCGCGTTTGTATCGCACGTGCGAGACGTACAGCCCGCCGGCAGCCGCCATGGCTGTGCAGGCATCGGCCAATTCGTCGGTGGTGGAAAAGCATTGGCAGATGTAATCTAGCCCCGTCGACAGTCCCACACCCCCTTGCTCCATCCCCTCGGCAATGGCGGCTTTGATCTGCCGCATTTGAAAATCGTCGACCGCTCCACGACCCCAGCCCCGCACATTGGCGCGAATATTCGCATACGGAACGTGCGTGGCCACATTCTGCACCGTGCGGCCGTCGAGCAAATTCAGATAGTCTTCCAAGCTTTCCCAGCCGCTGTAGTCGGCCAGTCCCAGTCCGTTGAGCGCCTTGAGGTAAAAGATCCAATCGCGAGCAGTGTGTGGTGTGACCGGCGCATAGGAAATGCCATCGGCCATCAGGACTTCGGTGGTGAAGCCTTGCGTGGTCTTGGGCAGCAGGTGCGGCTTTTTCAGCAGCCAGCCGTCGCTATGGTTATGCACGTCAACAAAACCGGGGGCGACAATTTTGCCGCGGGCGTCGATGCGCTGCGTCGCTTGTGCCGCACTGAGGTCGCCGATGGCGCGAATTCGGTCGTCGGTGATGCCAATATCGGCGCGGATACGCGGGGCTTTTGTCCCGTCGATGACCGTACCGCCTTCGATGATGCTGTCAAACAATGTCAGTTACTCCTGGTGTATCGTGTTCCCTCTATCATCGTGAATAAAAA from Symmachiella dynata encodes:
- a CDS encoding N-acyl-D-amino-acid deacylase family protein; protein product: MFDSIIEGGTVIDGTKAPRIRADIGITDDRIRAIGDLSAAQATQRIDARGKIVAPGFVDVHNHSDGWLLKKPHLLPKTTQGFTTEVLMADGISYAPVTPHTARDWIFYLKALNGLGLADYSGWESLEDYLNLLDGRTVQNVATHVPYANIRANVRGWGRGAVDDFQMRQIKAAIAEGMEQGGVGLSTGLDYICQCFSTTDELADACTAMAAAGGLYVSHVRYKRGTMDGIREAVDIGRRAGVPVHISHLKGGDPQAVEEILEYLEIARKEVDLSFDVYPYSPGSTMLSYLVPYDVWEEGPIHAIGKLADPVIRERAEVGLRNYKLPLDEIHIAWTHSKENSRHQGKPLDEYVAETGKPAADALMDLLIEERLGVLLVFNEGDDRHIDPILQHDLYMMGTDGIYCEDGPVHPRMYGSAPRLLGPLVRDRKLFSLEESVYKLAGYPAQRFGLVNRGELREGNYADVVVFDAETVTDHATYKDPRQLSTGIEHVLVNGVPIIADGVAVDPTSEGLPGRYLKFHHDD